A part of Numida meleagris isolate 19003 breed g44 Domestic line chromosome 27, NumMel1.0, whole genome shotgun sequence genomic DNA contains:
- the LOC110388999 gene encoding cilia- and flagella-associated protein 251-like has product MPEPAPHGAEKKRAEKVGAKGSAAAPTVPKSLPVKAKVEPHSLDPAEEPLIWEGLTLNKCILVASVVALLSVSFQVLQAPPCPRDGVSSGKQEPPAAPIHEVIVPKEEVPEAVAPQPVPPESSMPEDDDDDDDGDDDDEADSNLAEPWIFKKWFGRSEPGHVEEEPREEEEEPTEEPEEPEAKVELRKGQERPQGPEKKEEKARGPEKEEKKEKKEEKKEEKREEKKEEKKEEKKEEKKEEKKEEEEEEEEEEEEEEEKEEKKGERPRGPEKREERPKESRAAPAERSRRREPRPKDRTPEEKPPRAPRVHREPEQQQHKKRRREGKESRRERDEPRRDGSKGRASRAERQESGRRNWGLPRGEQRGRRAGEPAGRDRAREGRRHD; this is encoded by the exons ATGCCCGAGCCGGCGCCACACGGCGCGGAGAAGAAGCGTGCAGAGAAGGTGGGAGCGAAGGGCAGCGCCGCGGCGCCCACAG TCCCCAAGAGCCTCCCCGTGAAGGCAAAGGTGGAGCCCCACAGCCTGGACCCCGCGGAGGAGCCGCTCATCTGGGAAGGGCTCACCCTCAACAAGTGCATCCTGGTAGCCTCTGTCGTCGCCCTGCTCAGCGTCAGCTTCCAGGTTCTCCAAG CACCGCCATGCCCCAGGGACGGTGTCAGCAGTGGCAAGCAggagcccccagcagctcccatccACG aggtCATCGTCCCCAAGGAAGAGGTCCCAGAAGCGGTGGCTCCCCAGCCCGTCCCACCCGAGAGCAGCATGCCGGAGGATGACGacgatgatgatgatggtgacGATGATGACGAAGCGGACAGCAACCTG GCCGAGCCCTGGATCTTCAAGAAGTGGTTTGGTCGCTCGGAGCCAGGGCATGTGGAGGAAGAGcccagagaggaggaggaagagcccACAGAGGAACCTGAGGAGCCAGAGGCCAAAGTGGAGCTGAGGAAGGGCCAGGAGAGACCCCAGGGACcggagaagaaagaggagaaagctcgaggtccagagaaggaggagaaaaaggagaagaaggaagagaagaaggaggagaagagggaagagaagaaggaggagaaaaaggaggagaagaaggaggagaaaaaggaggagaagaaagaggaggaggaagaggaagaggaggaggaggaggaggaggaggagaaggaagagaagaaggggGAGAGGCCCCGTGGCCCAgagaagagggaggaaaggcCCAAGGAGAGCCGTGCAGCCCCAGCTGAGAGGAGCCGCCGTCGGGAGCCGCGTCCCAAGGACAGGACCCCCGAGGAGAAGCCCCCCAGAGCCCCTCGGGTGCACAGGGAGCCGGAGCAGCAGCAACACAAGAAGAGACGCCGTGAGGGGAAGGAGAGCCGGAGGGAGCGGGATGAGCCCCGCAGGGATGGCAGCAAGGGCCGAGCGAGCAGAGCTGAGCGGCAGGAGAGCGGCCGGAGGAACTGGGGGCTGCCGCGGGGCGAGCAGCGGGGCCGGAGGGCTGGGGAGCCAGcaggcagggacagggcacGCGAGGGCCGGCGGCACGACTGA
- the AMH gene encoding muellerian-inhibiting factor produces MKAALGVLLPYLVLLLHTAAVPRKGTPRAEAVPGQSLLEELGLGAKRENASRAQPRSAVRPKMSVASRLLLEPGPAVSCTQADGSSLQPWPLGGLEGPVCRLKMDRSEVPPTHLEVVGVLTRYESGFVKMLRAGWEHRGPETFGLCPGGDAQTVLRPLQHLQEHLAGPGMGLERFLVLRLEEVKWEAQARLWFRLAFQAEVGRVLGELRVALLLFYPGSPMGRGAGGRQELLVKGTGLAQEQSLCLTGDTQYLLLGASVAAVTRSSEELSFQASLAIRDRGDGAAPLPLTETQQLLFGSDEKCFTRMTPVLLLLARSRPEDDAAAPSSYLSASGVVDVAPYPQLSPPHSGTAELLPPTAPSPANTTSPTPGDSGQFLSVLTLFIRRVLSLRSEPPTQPSSQHWLDFQMMETLPHQLLNLSETAALERLVRSEEPSVLLFPQEGGVGLEQHFGDWQPEGTVLQLLMGKLQEVIQELRDIPEFQANTGLLQHLLSFCYHPPGPAVGEQPPGSGKLHALLLLKALQTVRARWQERRKVLRQNRSARHQAHCRLQELTIDLRDRNFIVMPTIYAANNCEGPCKLPLSTRVPGYHSHTVLLLGMQERGSPLQRAPCCVPVRYSDQLIISVSAEGLEVRKFPNMVAEECGCR; encoded by the exons ATGAAGGCGGCTCTCGGGGTGCTGCTGCCGtacctggtgctgctgctccacacCGCAGCTGTGCCGAGGAAAGGGACCCCCAGGGCAGAGGCTGTGCCGGGGCAGAGCCTCTTAGAGGAGCTGGGACTTGGAGCAAAGAGGGAAAACGCGAGCAGAGCGCAACCCAGATCAGCAGTGAGACCCAAGATGAGCGTGGCTTCTCGCCTCCTCCTCGAGCCCGGCCCAGCAGTGAGCTGCACGCAGGCTGATGgctccagcctgcagccctggccCCTGGGGGGGCTGGAGGGCCCCGTGTGCCGCCTGAAGATGGATCGCAGCGAGGTCCCCCCGACCCACCTGGAGGTGGTGGGGGTCCTCACCCGCTACGAAAGCGGCTTCGTCAAGATGCTGCGCGCCGGCTGGGAGCACCGCGGCCCCGAGACCTTCGGGCTGTGCCCAGGTGGGGATGCGCAAACCGTGCTCCGACcgctgcagcacctccaggagCACCTGGCGGGGCCGGGCATGGGGCTGGAGCGCTTCCTCGTCCTGCGCCTGGAGGAAG TGAAGTGGGAAGCGCAGGCCCGGCTCTGGTTCAGGCTGGCATTCCAGGCGGAGGTGGGGCgggtgctgggagagctgcgtgttgctctgctgctcttctaCCCCGGCAGCCCCATGGGGCGAGGGGCTGGGGGCcgccaggagctgctggtgaAGGGCACGGGGCTGGCCCAGGAGCAG AGCCTCTGCCTCACTGGGGACACCCAGTACCTGCTCCTCGGAGCCTCGGTGGCCGCTGTGACCCGCAGCAGCGAGGAGCTGAGCTTCCAGGCATCCCTGGCCATCAGGGACCGCGGGGATGGAG CCGCCCCTCTGCCCCTCACGGAGacccagcagctcctcttcGGCTCGGATGAGAAGTGCTTCACCAGGATGACGCcggtgctgctcctgctggccaGGTCACGGCCTGAGGACGATGCTGCAGCGCCTTCCTCCTATCTCTCTGCCAGCGGGGTGGTGGATGTGGCTCCCTACCCACAACTCAG CCCGCCCCATTCTGGCACCGCAGAGCTGCTGCCCCCCACCGCTCCCAGCCCGGCCAACACCACCTCCCCAACACCAGGGGACAGCGGGCAGTTCCTGAGCGTGCTGACCCTCTTCATCCGCCGGGTGCTGAGCCTCCGCAGCGAACCCcccacccagcccagctcccagcactggtTGGACTTCCAGATGATGGAGACGCTCCCGCACCAACTGCTCAACCTGTCAGAGACGGCCGCCCTGGAGCGCCTGGTGCGGTCGGAGGAGCCCTCGGTGCTGCTTTTCCCCCAGGAGGGCGgcgtggggctggagcagcattTCGGGGACTGGCAGCCGGAGGGGacggtgctgcagctgctgatggGCAAACTGCAGGAGGTGATCCAGGAGCTGAGGGACATCCCGGAGTTCCAAGCCAACACGGggctcctccagcacctcctcAGCTTCTGCTACCACCCGCCGGGGCCGGCTGTGGGAGAGCAGCCGCCGGGATCAGGGAAGCTGcatgcattgctgctgctgaaggcgCTGCAGACGGTGCGGGCGCGCtggcaggagaggaggaaagtcCTGCGGCAAAACCGCAGCGCCCGGCACCAGGCTCACTGCcggctgcaggagctgaccatcgACCTGCGCGACCGCAACTTCATCGTCATGCCCACCATCTACGCGGCCAACAACTGCGAGGGGCCCTGCAAGCTGCCCCTCTCCACCCGCGTGCCCGGCTACCACTCGCacaccgtgctgctgctgggcatgCAGGAGCGGGGCTCGCCGCTGCAGCGCGCTCCCTGCTGCGTCCCCGTCCGCTACTCGGACCAGCTCATCATCAGCGTGTCGGCCGAGGGGCTGGAGGTGCGCAAGTTCCCCAACATGGTGGCCGAGGAGTGCGGCTGTCGGTAG